The Sesamum indicum cultivar Zhongzhi No. 13 linkage group LG9, S_indicum_v1.0, whole genome shotgun sequence genome segment GAAATCATTCACtattaaattactataaataattatactaccTTCTCTATTTCTAGCTGTCCTAAAATCTTTAACCACCTTCAAGTTCAATCCTCTTTCTCTACCATTTCCTACCCAGCTGCTCTCAGACGACGTCGGTCTTCCAACAGGtactcttcttcttcacctttgattttgttttttctgaaGATTATTGTTTTGGGGGCTGCatcatttttgttgatttttggGGTTTTCTTGCATCTTTGTGTTTAATTTGTTGGGTGGTTTTTGGTGCTCAGGGTCTGTTGTTGAGCTAATTGGCGTTAGATCTTTCTTTGGCTGTTGGAAGAATCGAGAATGACTCATATCCTCCCGATATGTCTCTTTTCTCTGATTTTAgagcactttcttttcttttttctttttcaaaatatatatatatatatatatatatatatttaaaagatttgaGCTTTAGATTAATAGGGATTCTGCATTTATTTGAAAGATCAAGTCGTTGAGCTTAAGAAAGTGTTATTTAGTTTCCCTTTTGATCTCATTTGAAGTTCATAATCAtcatcagcagcagcagcagcataGACTTTCTTAGAGCTTGTAAGCTAGTGGATGAACTGCTTCCTTTTGAAGTTTATGAACAAAGCCATAATTTGTTAGTAGTTGATCTAcctttttttgtgtttgtggCTTGACTTAAGCTAACGTGGCAACCAAAGAGAGCGAGATCGAGAAAGAGCTCAGGCCAGGGCTGGCCACAAGCCCAAGAATCCAAAGGATGACGGCTTGACCCCTGAGCAGAGACGAGAGAGGTCCGGTGTCTCGATCTTGCTTTTAATTCCaagattttaatataattttgcttatttctCAATCTGGTATGTCTGATGTTCATCGGCAGGGACGCCAAGGCGCTGCAGGAAAAGGCTGCGAGAAAAGCAGCACAAGCTGCAGGTGGAGGGAAGGAGAATTCAGGGgattttaagaataataacaAGAAGAAATAGTTAGGGATGAACCATTTGTTAGGTTGAGGAATGTCATTGATGAATCAGATTTGGCGGTTATTGTTTTATGTGGTTGTGTGTTGACGTCGTTTGCTGGCTTTGCTAACACAGCTGCTTCTTCCGAGAATTGGTcgttttcatgtatatttggCTTTCCAACCCTTACTGTGAATCTGATTTTCAAtgcaattttcctttttagttTCCCATACGATCCACAACCTGTTTGCATGCTTCTTTTTTGGAGCATCTTGGATGATATGAGTTAGTGTTCTGAATGATCAAAGTGTTGTTGAATTGGTAGAAATGTGGTATCCTGAAGAAGGACAAAGCACTCTCCAATGGAAGGCTTTTGAGTTTTGTTGATGTGTTTTGAGGACACTCTGCAATTGATGTCTCAAGAATTGATTGCTCTCTGTTTTATGCGTATCCGATTTCCTAGgaaatttgcttttatttttccacatGAACGCACTTGCATTGTTGCCTTTGTGTCTCAATTGCACTGAAGTTACAAACAAGGATATGGCATCCTCCAGTCACAAGGATTGAAGTTTAATCATGTTACAGCTACGCACGGACAACACCAGTTGGAGCTACTTAGATACAAGACAGCTGCAATTCAGAGACTATTTTCTAGGATTGATGTAGCAAAACCATCCACCTCCTTTTCGAATGACCCACCTGCCAACTCTCTTTTACAAACCTCCTGCAACTGTCTGGCATTTCTAGTGAGCTCTTTCCTCTCCGGACTCTCCAAGTCCATAAACCTCCGTACAATCTCCACTATCTCACTGCTACTTGCCAAATCATCTTCGTCATACTCCCTCTTTACCCTCCATCCCACTCTCCAATCTTCAACTATTACCTTAGCATTAGGCGCTTGGTCCATAACTATTGGGAAAGTCAGCAACGGCATGCCGACCAACACGGCCTCCTTCATTGAATTCCACCCACAGTGCGTCCAGAACCCTCCTACAGAGGGATGGCAAAGCACAGACAACTGATCACACCACTCCACCACCAACCCCTTCTTACCACAAATCTCCTCCAACCGCGTTTTGTCAAATCGTGTCACCCAAAGGAACCGGCATCTGCTCTCACGTAGCCCAGCAGCAATCTCGTCCATTTGGGCAGCTGAAACTGACAGAAAACTGCCAAACGAAACGTATAATACCGAGCCAGGAGGCTGGCAGCCCAGCCATTGCATGTAATCgatgttttcttgatgagggATGGTGAGTGAATTGGAGCAGATGTAGTTGAGTCTGTGATATGAAGCAGCAGGGCCAATGTTGTAGATTGAATACGGTGATTGTTGCTTGAGGGCATCAATGACTTGGGGTTCAAGCTGATGAATGGAAGAGAAGATGAGGAATTTAGCCCTAGGGACGAGCCTAAGGAAGCGTGGGGCATCTTCTTGCTTTCTCATGACTTTGGGAAGATCTCGAACGAGGAGTGGAGGGAGCCCGTGGGATGTAATCCACGATTTCATCTCCATTCACTGTTAGAATTGAGAgtaaaaactattattaatgcATGGAATTATTATTAGGTAAAGTAAAAATTGTTTGTCATTTGCTGCATGTCAGTATCGGAATTTTATTAAGCAATTGatataatgttaattatttttattacatttaatattaaccCATAACAtgttttaacatatatataatcatattcatatcattcccccctcccccctttctctctctctctctctctctctatatatatatataattttaattattaataattataaactttatgaCCAATGATAGAATTACAAGTGGCATTCTTATGgagtataatataattcatattgATATACCAGATAcctttgaacaaaaaaaattggataaattataactatttcttataaaatttgacataattatgaatatttttaattttattattacaaatatccctcaaaaaatgaattaaaactTATCGAAACGGATTCGTCCCTATACAGAAGTTAAAATTAAgtgcatttataattttttaagaagagatatttataaatatgtcaaatttaaaaagaaattattttaatttatccaaaaaataatgatataccTGATATGTGGATGGGGAAGTGTCCGTTCTGCACAAGAAGGTCAAAATGGTAAAACACTGTAAACACCGATGCCGACATCGGCCAAAACGAAGCTAAAGGAATGTTCCTCCGCGCTGCCATGTCAGCTGCCCAAATCAAGAACGCATCAGCTATAACGATAGCCAGGCGAAGCCGGAGCTGATCTAAAAGGTTGTCGACCGGCTCTTCCATTTTGGTCGAAACAGCCGTCCAGAAGCCGCGGGGATCGGCGCCTCGAACCAGCTCGGACGGCAAGACGTTGGGGATAGCAGCGAAGTGTAGGTTCGGCGGCTTGCTGACAGAGCCGATGAATCTGATCCACTCCTCCGTCAAGAAGACGGTTATGAGGATGTCGGTGCTCTTTTGCGCGATGGCGGAGCAGAGGTGAAGCATGGGGTTGATGTGGCCGCGGCCGGGGTAAGGCAGGGCCAACACGTGGCCTTGTATTGTACCCATATTGTCGTTTACTTGTGAGTTTAAGCCCTACGCCTTTCCGACGGGGAGGAATAAGGAAATTGTGAGAGTGCTACATCCATAAATTTatgttgcatcttctattatcttttataatatttaaaataactgTAAACatgaatgaaatatatttttataaatttatgtcctCTTCCCGTGACAATCACCTGGATTTATGTTAagataatttgtaattttatcataatacaaGTATTCacaattaacaataatattttataataacacTAACATTTAGAGTTTTTTTGTAAACACTAAGACAAACACTCGCATTTAAAGGAATTCAAGCTGCATTGTATTGCAGAATCGATTTAACAAAACCATCAAGATTGGTCTGGAAAGACTGCCCACTTGCAAACTCCCTTTCACAACTCTTCTGCAATTCTTTTGCATTTCTCGTAAGCTCTTCCCTCTCCGGATTCTCCAAATTCATAAACCTTTCGACCAGCTCCGCAATCTCATCGCTTTTCGTTATGTTCCCTTCATCAAACACCCCGTTCCACACTCTCCACCCAATCTTCCAGTCCTCCACAATCGCCTTCGCATTGGGCAATTGATCCATCAGTATTGGGGAAGTGAGCATCGGGACACCTGCCAACACTGCCTCTTTAGTCGAGTTCCACCCACAGTGCGACCAATATCCCCCCACAGATGGATGACACAGGACCTCCAGCTGACGACACCACTCCACAACCAACCCCTTCTCCCCGCACATCTCCTGCAGACGACACGCTTCACGTCGTGCCACCCACAAGAACCTAATGCCACTCGTGAGCAATCCAAGTGCAATTTCTTCTACTTGAGCCTTCGAGACCGATAGAAAGCTGCCTAACGAGACATATAGAACCGAGCTGGGAGGTTGGTCGTCGAGCCATTTTAGGTAGTTGTTGGTGTATTGTACTTGATCGTCGTAGGTGTTGGTGGTGGACGTGGTGATTTGTTTGAGGTTGAAGTATGAAGTGGCAGGGCCGATGTTGTAGATGGAAAATGTGGATTTTTGTTTGATGGCATCAAGAACTTGGGATTCAAGCGCATCAATTGAAGTGAAGACGAGAAATTTTGCTTTGGACTCGTTGGGTAGTATCTTCTGTAACATTGAGGTGGTTTCTTGGTCCCTCAGGATTGTTGGCAGATCTGCAAGACGAACTGGAGACAGCCCTGGGATGTAGTCCACGACAGCATCTCCATTTACTGGAAACACTCCACAATGCATACATTATTTtcagttaaattttgtataaatagatcaTATATAGATgatgtgaaaatataattatctcacatttatttatgattaatgataaaattagacAAAATTATGATTCAATATACAACGGACAGCTTAGTTAAACACATTTGGTTTACCAGACAAATCGACGGGGAAGTGGCCATTCTGAACTAGAAGGTCAACGTGGTAAAACACCGTGTAGACGGAAGCCGACATGGGCCACATATAAGCCAACGGGATGTTCCTTCTACCCGCCACTTCAGCCGCCCAAGGCAGTAACCCGTCGGCTATAATGAGCACGGGCGGCGGAAGGCGTAGCTCATCTAAGAGCCGATCGAAGGGCTCTTCCATTTTGGTCAGCACGGCCATGGCGAAGCCGTAGACATCGTCGCTGCGGACCAGTTCCGACGGCACGACGTTAGGGATGGCCGCGAAGCTGATATTCGGAGGCTTGTCCATGGATCCAAT includes the following:
- the LOC105170253 gene encoding UDP-glycosyltransferase 87A1-like; this translates as MSPAEKQTIPSCHVVAMPYPGRGHINPMLNLCKLVAESSGDIFITVVVTEEWLGFIGSMDKPPNISFAAIPNVVPSELVRSDDVYGFAMAVLTKMEEPFDRLLDELRLPPPVLIIADGLLPWAAEVAGRRNIPLAYMWPMSASVYTVFYHVDLLVQNGHFPVDLSVNGDAVVDYIPGLSPVRLADLPTILRDQETTSMLQKILPNESKAKFLVFTSIDALESQVLDAIKQKSTFSIYNIGPATSYFNLKQITTSTTNTYDDQVQYTNNYLKWLDDQPPSSVLYVSLGSFLSVSKAQVEEIALGLLTSGIRFLWVARREACRLQEMCGEKGLVVEWCRQLEVLCHPSVGGYWSHCGWNSTKEAVLAGVPMLTSPILMDQLPNAKAIVEDWKIGWRVWNGVFDEGNITKSDEIAELVERFMNLENPEREELTRNAKELQKSCEREFASGQSFQTNLDGFVKSILQYNAA
- the LOC105170252 gene encoding UDP-glycosyltransferase 87A2-like, with the protein product MQWLGCQPPGSVLYVSFGSFLSVSAAQMDEIAAGLRESRCRFLWVTRFDKTRLEEICGKKGLVVEWCDQLSVLCHPSVGGFWTHCGWNSMKEAVLVGMPLLTFPIVMDQAPNAKVIVEDWRVGWRVKREYDEDDLASSSEIVEIVRRFMDLESPERKELTRNARQLQEVCKRELAGGSFEKEVDGFATSILENSL
- the LOC105170150 gene encoding UDP-glycosyltransferase 87A1-like → MGTIQGHVLALPYPGRGHINPMLHLCSAIAQKSTDILITVFLTEEWIRFIGSVSKPPNLHFAAIPNVLPSELVRGADPRGFWTAVSTKMEEPVDNLLDQLRLRLAIVIADAFLIWAADMAARRNIPLASFWPMSASVFTVFYHFDLLVQNGHFPIHISVNGDEIVDYIPRAPSTPRSRSSQSHEKARRCPTLP